The Variovorax sp. S12S4 genome includes the window GGCCGTGAGCACCTCGATGCGTTCGAGGACGTTGTGCACCGCGCTTGCGAGCGACTCGATCTTGCGCACGCGCGCGGGCATGGCGTGAATTGCGCCGTTGCCGAACATCTGCTCGAAAGCGGCGCGGATTGCCGTGGCGCCCACCAGGCGGGGGCCGCCCGGGTGCACGCAAAACACCTCGTCCTCGTCGGCCCAGCACGCCATCAGCGCTTCGATGTCGCCGCGCTGCAGCGCCTCATAAAACGCGGCCTCGATGTCGTCGGCAGTACCGCCGACGGCAGCGGCGGCGCGGAGTGGGGTCTTGGGCATGGGGTGATTTTGCCGCGCGATCCATGACGCCGGCGCTGCACCGGTTTGGCCTTGCCGCGCACCGTGCTGCCGCAAGCCGGGCGGTTCATCTGCTCCA containing:
- a CDS encoding YybH family protein, coding for MPKTPLRAAAAVGGTADDIEAAFYEALQRGDIEALMACWADEDEVFCVHPGGPRLVGATAIRAAFEQMFGNGAIHAMPARVRKIESLASAVHNVLERIEVLTAEGPKHAFVLATNVYHKTAEGWRMVAHHASPGSAREPVDANDPPQILH